The genomic interval GGTGACGAACGGGGCGCCCATGAGCTTGAGCAGCTCGCGTGCTTCCTCATCGGTCTTGGCGGTGGTGATGATGGCGATGTTCATGCCGCGGAGCTTCTCGATCTTATCGTACTCGATCTCGGGGAAGATGATCTGCTCCTTGAGGCCGAGGCTGTAGTTGCCGCGGCCGTCGAACGCATCGGCCGAGATGCCGCGGAAGTCGCGGACACGAGGCAGCGCGATGTTGAACAGGCGATCCAGGAACTCCCACATACGGTCCTGACGCAGCGTGACCTTCACGCCGACGTGCATACCCTCACGCAGCTTGAAGTTTGCGACGCTCTTCTTGGCGACGGTCGCAACCGCATGCTGGCCGGTGATCGCAGTGATGTCCTTGATGACGGCGTCGAGCGCCTTGGCGTTATCCTTGCAGTCGCCGCAGCCGACGCTGACGACGATCTTCTCGATCTTCGGGATCTGCATAACGCTCTCGTACTGGAACTTCGTCATCAGAGCGGGAGCGACTTCCTCCACATACTTCTTCTTCATAGAAGGCATATTTGCCATAGTTCGTTGCTCCCTCCTTTACAGTTCGGCGCCGCACTTCTTGCAGACGCGGACTTTCTTGCCGTCGGTGATCTTGTGCGCAATGCGGGTCGGCTTGCCGCACTTCGGGCAGACGACCATGACCTTGCAGGCATAGATCGGGGTTTCGGTCTTGATGATGCCGCCCTGATCCTGCTGATTTTTCGGCTTCTGGTGCTTCGTGGCGACGTTCACGCCCTCCACGATGAGCTTGCCGCCCTTCGGGTCAGCAGACAGGACTTTGCCTTCCTTGCCCTTGTCCTTGCCGGACAGGACAACGACTTTATCGTCTTTTTTGATGTTCATGTTCTGCGCCCTCCTCAAATAACTTCGGGAGCCAGAGACAGGATCTTCGTGAAGTCACTGTCGCGGAGCTCACGGGCGACGGGCCCAAAGATACGGGTGCCGCGGGGGTTCTTATCCTCGCCGTTGATCAGGACGGCGGCGTTCTCATCGAAACGCACATAGGTGCCGTCCGCGCGGCGGACCGGCTTCACGGTGCGGACAACAACAGCCTTGACGACGTCGCCCTTCTTGACCGAGCCGCCGGGGGCCGCCTTGCGCACGGAAGCAACGATCACGTCGCCGATGCTGGCGTATTTACGCTTGGATCCGCCGAGAACGCGGATGCACTTGATTTCCTTGGCGCCGGTATTGTCGGCAACCTTCAGATAACTTTCCTGCTGAATCATGTTGTTGCCTCCTTACTTCGCCTTTTCCACGATCTCGACCACGCGCCATCTCTTGTCCTTGGACAGGGGGCGGGTCTCCATCACGCGGACGATATCGCCAACATGGCACTCGTTGTTCTCGTCGTGTGCCTTCAGGCGGTAGGTCTTGCCGATGATCTTTTTATAGACTTTGTGCGCCACGTGGTCTTCCACGATGACAACGATCGTCTTGTCCATCTTGTCGGACACCACTTTGCCGACGCGGGTCTTGCGGGAAGTCGTTCTCATTTCGTTCATTCTCACTTACCTCCTCACTGCTCGAGCTGCTTTTCGCGGAGCACGGTTTTGACTCGGGCAATGTCGCGACGCACAGCGGAAATCTTAACGGGGTTGTCAAGATGATTGGTAGCGTGCTGCATACGGAGCATGAACAGGTCCTTCTTCAGTTCGACCAGCTTGCTTTCCAGCTCAGCGGCGGACATGGAGCGAATTTCACTAGCTTTCATCTTATTCACCACCAATCTCAGTGTCTTCCTTCTTGACGATCTTCGTCTTGCAGGGAAGCTTGTGGCTGGCCAGACGCAGCGCCTCACGGGCAGCCTCTTCCGGCACGCCAGCGATCTCAAACAGAACTCTGCCGGGCTTCACGACGGCGACCCAGTACTCAGGAGAACCTTTACCGGAACCCATGCGGGTCTCGGCCGGCTTCTGCGTGACCGGCTTGTCGGGGAAGATCTTGATCCAGACCTGACCGCCACGCTTGGTGTAACGGGTCATGGCGACACGGGCCGCCTCGATCTGGTTGGAGGTGATCCAGGCCGGCTCCTGCGCCTGCAGGCCGAACTCACCATAGGTCACCTTATTGCCGCGCAGGGCCTTGCCGGTCATACGACCGCGCTGCACTCTGCGGTACTTCACTCTTTTCGGCATCAGCATTAGTTGTTGCCTCCTTCCTTCGGAGCAGCGGGAGCTGCCGGACGCGGGCCGCGGTTGTAGCCGCCCTGCGGACGGTTGCCGCCCTGCGGACGTCCGCCGCCCTGGTAGCCCGGACGGCCGCCCTGGCGGTTGCCGTCACGACGGTCGCGGTTGTAGCCGCCGCGGCCTCTGCGATCGCCGTCACGGCGGTCACGGCGACGGTCGTCGCGCTTGTTCAGATCCATGGTGCGCGGGGTGGTGCGCAGGCTCTGGGAGAGGATCTCGCCTTTGTAGATCCAGACCTTGACGCCGACACGGCCGTAGGTCGTGGCAGCCTCAGCGAAGCCGTACTCGATGTCCGCGCGGATGGTCTGCAGCGGAATGGTGCCCTCGTGGTAGCACTCGGTGCGGGCGATCTCGGCGCCGCCCAGACGGCCGGAGCACATGATCTTGATGCCGCGGGCGCCCATTCTCATGGCGCGGCCCATGGCGTTTTTCATCGCGCGGCGGAAGCCGATGCGCTTCTCGAGCTGCGCGGCGATGTTCTCGGCGACGAGCTGTGCGTTCGTATCCGGCGTGCGGACCTCGACGATGGAGAGGGCGACCGGCTTGCCGATCATCTTCTCGACGGAGAGGCGGATGCGCTCGATCTCCGCGCCGCCCTTGCCGATGACAACGCCCGGACGAGAGCAGTGGATATAGATGCGGACCTTCGCGCTGTCGCGCTCGATCTCGATGTTCGGGATGCCTGCGGAATACAGGGTCTTCTTCAGGTACTGGCGGATCTTGTAGTCCTCAACGATCAGGTCGCCGACCTTCTCGTCACGGGCATACCAGCGGGAATCCCAATCTTTGATGACGCCGACACGCATGCCGTGCGGATTAACTTTCTGTCCCATATCTTCTGCCTCCTCCCTTATGCCTTCTCAGCCACGACGATGGTGATGTGGCTGGTGCGCTTGTTGATGCGGTACATACGGCCCTGAGCTCTCGGGCGGCCGCGCTTGAGGATCGGGCCGGCCGTGGCATAGGCCTCGGCAACGTAGAGGTTGTCCGGATCCATCTCGAAGTTGTTCTCCGCGTTGGCGCAGGCGCTCTTGAGGAGCTTGAGCATGAGCTCACAGCCGGCCTTCGGCGTGTTGGCCATATAGGCCTCGGCGACCTTGGTGTCCTTGCCGCGGATCATGTCGCAGACGATCTGGACCTTACGGGGAGCGATACGGGCGTGCACCAGCTGGGCACGTGCAGTTT from Clostridiales bacterium carries:
- the rplE gene encoding 50S ribosomal protein L5 → MPSMKKKYVEEVAPALMTKFQYESVMQIPKIEKIVVSVGCGDCKDNAKALDAVIKDITAITGQHAVATVAKKSVANFKLREGMHVGVKVTLRQDRMWEFLDRLFNIALPRVRDFRGISADAFDGRGNYSLGLKEQIIFPEIEYDKIEKLRGMNIAIITTAKTDEEARELLKLMGAPFVTKA
- the rplX gene encoding 50S ribosomal protein L24, which gives rise to MNIKKDDKVVVLSGKDKGKEGKVLSADPKGGKLIVEGVNVATKHQKPKNQQDQGGIIKTETPIYACKVMVVCPKCGKPTRIAHKITDGKKVRVCKKCGAEL
- the rplN gene encoding 50S ribosomal protein L14 — its product is MIQQESYLKVADNTGAKEIKCIRVLGGSKRKYASIGDVIVASVRKAAPGGSVKKGDVVKAVVVRTVKPVRRADGTYVRFDENAAVLINGEDKNPRGTRIFGPVARELRDSDFTKILSLAPEVI
- the rpsQ gene encoding 30S ribosomal protein S17, which encodes MRTTSRKTRVGKVVSDKMDKTIVVIVEDHVAHKVYKKIIGKTYRLKAHDENNECHVGDIVRVMETRPLSKDKRWRVVEIVEKAK
- the rpmC gene encoding 50S ribosomal protein L29, whose protein sequence is MKASEIRSMSAAELESKLVELKKDLFMLRMQHATNHLDNPVKISAVRRDIARVKTVLREKQLEQ
- the rplP gene encoding 50S ribosomal protein L16; its protein translation is MLMPKRVKYRRVQRGRMTGKALRGNKVTYGEFGLQAQEPAWITSNQIEAARVAMTRYTKRGGQVWIKIFPDKPVTQKPAETRMGSGKGSPEYWVAVVKPGRVLFEIAGVPEEAAREALRLASHKLPCKTKIVKKEDTEIGGE
- the rpsC gene encoding 30S ribosomal protein S3, which codes for MGQKVNPHGMRVGVIKDWDSRWYARDEKVGDLIVEDYKIRQYLKKTLYSAGIPNIEIERDSAKVRIYIHCSRPGVVIGKGGAEIERIRLSVEKMIGKPVALSIVEVRTPDTNAQLVAENIAAQLEKRIGFRRAMKNAMGRAMRMGARGIKIMCSGRLGGAEIARTECYHEGTIPLQTIRADIEYGFAEAATTYGRVGVKVWIYKGEILSQSLRTTPRTMDLNKRDDRRRDRRDGDRRGRGGYNRDRRDGNRQGGRPGYQGGGRPQGGNRPQGGYNRGPRPAAPAAPKEGGNN
- the rplV gene encoding 50S ribosomal protein L22, which encodes MEELKTARAQLVHARIAPRKVQIVCDMIRGKDTKVAEAYMANTPKAGCELMLKLLKSACANAENNFEMDPDNLYVAEAYATAGPILKRGRPRAQGRMYRINKRTSHITIVVAEKA